GTCGTTCTTCTTGTTGTCGTAGCGAATGTAGTCCGTCTTGAAATAGATGAACTGGTATTCGTACGCCCATTTGCTCGCCGGCGTATAGCCGAGCCAGCCCTCAAAGCGGTGGGTGGTCTGGTCATCCTTGATGTGGTCGGGCAGGTCTTCGTCGACCTGGTCGCGATCGAGTTTTTTGGTATCCAGCCGGTAGCGCGTCGCCGCGTAGAAAGCATCGTTGATCTTGTAGTTGTACTTGAGGCCGAGCTTGTAGGTGGTCGAGTCCTTCGAGCTGTCCATCTGGAATGCCGGGGTCAACGTCGACTGCGGGCTGAGCTTGTAGTTGTAGCTGACGGTGAACTCGTGACCGTTGTTGACCAGGTTGTCATAGGCGACGTCTTCGCGGTCCCCGGCGGTGCGGTATTTCATTTCCGCTTCAAAACCCAGGCCACTGTCCAGGCGGTAATTGAGCTTGATTCGATCAGCGTGGGCGCTGTCTTCCTCGGTGAACTGGTGGCGGTAGTTGATGCTGGCAGAGTCAGCGCTGACATAGAGCGGCAGGCTGAGGGCCAGGGCAGTGACGAGCGTGCGTAGGGTGGTGTTCATACGGTCTTCTTTTTTGTTTTTGTTAGGGTCGTTTGAGGATGCTGCGGCAGTACGTTGTTGCGTATGGATCTCATCTATGCTGCCGATATACGTTATCGTACGACAAGACGACTCGTCTACGGGTTATCGGTGGTTTTGAAACATCTTGAAATATATGTACCCAGTGAATAGGGCTTTAAAGCCAATCCTGTTATTCCTTGGTTGTCTTTAAAAATCGGGCTTATGTGGGGTTTTGCCGAGAAAACCGCAGAAATGGAGGCGGATTATTGGGTCTTTTCAAGCGTTGTACGATGACCTATGATCGGTCGCAACAGACGACATTCCTGTCTCAAATCCAATAAGAAGGCTTAAGACGTCCATGAGAATCACAGCAGTCAACGTCCAGGTGTTTTCCTACCCGACCCGCCGCGCAGTGGACAGCGCCGGCCATGCTCACCCCGGTGATGTCTCCCAGGCGCAGATGGCGCTGCTGCGTATCCAGACCGAAGATGGCCAGGAGGGTTATGCCTTTGGCGCCCCCGAGTTGATCCGCCCCTATGTGCTGGACGGCTTTGTGCGCAAAGTGCTGGTGGGCCAAAACGCGTTTGACCGCGAGAAGATCTGGCACGACCTGGCGCATTGGCAGCGCGGCAGCGCCAGCCAGTTGACTGACCGCGCGCTGGCCCTGGTTGAGCAGGCGCTGTGGGATTGGGCGGGGCGCACACTGGGCGTGCCGGTGCACAAGTTGATCGGCGGGTTCCGCGATAAGGTGCCGGCTTATGGCTCGACCATGTGCGGCGATGAGTTGCCCGGCGGCCTGGCGACCCCCGACGACTACGGCCGGTTCGCCGAAACCCTGGTGCAGCGCGGTTACAAGGCCATCAAATTGCACACGTGGATGCCGCCGGTGTCTTTTGCGCCAAGCCCGCGCATCGATGTCGCAGCCTGTGCGGCCGTGCGCGAAGCTGTCGGGCCGGACATTGCATTGATGCTCGATGGTTACCACTGGTACAGCCGCACCGAGGCGCTGTACATCGGGCGCGAGTTGGAGAAGCTCGACTTTGCCTGGTTCGAAGAGCCGATGATGGAAGAGTCCGCCGAGTCCTATGCCTGGCTCGCGGGGCAGTTGGATATACCAGTGCTGGGCCCGGAAACCCTGTCCGGCAAGCACCTGAGCCGCGCCAGCTGGGTCAAGCACGATGTCTGCGATATCTTGCGTGCCGGCGTGGCGGGCGTCGGCGGTATTGCACCGTGCCTGAAGGTGGCGCATTTGGCTGAGTCGTTTGGCATGGACTGCGAGATCCATGGCAACGGCGCCGCCAACCTGGCGGTGGTCGGCGCCATCAAGAACTGCACCTGGTACGAACGCGGCCTGCTGCACCCGTACCTGGACTACGACGACGTTCCGGCCTACCTCAAGCGCCTGGTGGACCCGATGGACAATGACGGTTTTGTGCACCTGTCCGACTTGCCGGGCCTGGGTGAAGACATCGACTTCAACTACATCGAGACCAACACGCTTAAGAGCTTCTGACGTATACACGGCCCGTTCGGCATAAGCCGGGCTGGCCGAGAGCCCTATAAATATAAAAAAGGCACTCTTGTTATGACTATTTTCCCTTCGCTGTGGGCGCGGGTATTCGTCGCCGCCCTGGCCGTGACCGCGGTACCCCAGAGCTTTGCCAAAACCCCGGCTGATCAACTGATTGTCGGCATGAGCATGATCAACCTGTTGTCCCTGGACCCGGCGGCCGCCACCGGCCTGGACGTGTCGGAGATCAACGCCAACCTCTATGACATGCTGCTGGTGCAGGACGTCGCCCAGCCTGACCGCCTGGTGCCGGCGCTGGCCGAACGCTGGCAGGTCAGTGATGACCGCAAGACCCTGACCTTCAATTTACGCGACGGGGTGAGGTTCCAGTCCGGCAACACCCTGAGCGCCGAAGACGTGGCCTGGTCGCTGCATCGCGTGCTCAAACTCAACCTGGCCCTGGCGTCGACCTGGAAGGCCTACGGCTTCACCGCCGAAAACGTCGAACGCTATATGCGCGCCACCGATGCCGCGACCTTCGTGATAGAGCTGCCACGGCCGACCGATCCGCTGCTGGTGCTCAACACCCTGGCGACCTCGCCCAGTGCGTTTATCCTCGACCGCGAAAAAGTCCTCGAACACCAGAAAAACAACGACATGGGCGCCGCCTGGCTGGTGACGCATGCGGCCGGCAGTGGCGCGTTCGTGCTCAATGACTGGCGCGCCAACGATGTCATCCTGATGAGCCGTTTCGACGGTTACTGGGGTGGCCCGGCCAAGCTCAAGCGCATCGTCATGCGCAACATGACCGAGTCGCAGTCGTTGCGCCTGATGATCGAGCGCGGCGACCTGGACATCGCCAAAGGCATGTCCGCGCCGGACATCGAAGCCCTGCAAAAAAGCGACAAGGTGCGCACCCAGACCCTGCAACGCGGCACGCTGTATTACGTGGCGCTGAGCGTAAAGCAGCCGATGTTCGCCGATGCGCGCGTGCGCAAGGCCGTGCGTTCGCTGATCGATTACCAGGGCATCAACCAGACGGTCATGCCGCATTACGGCGTGATCAACCAACGGCCGATGCCGCTCGGGTTGGCCGCGCGCCTGCCCGACCCCGGCTATACGCTCAATGTCGAGCAGGCCAAGGCCTGGCTGGCCGAAGCCGGCTACCCGAACGGCTTCAAGACCACCATCCGCGTGCTGGCCGAGCCGCCATTCATCAACATTGCCTCCAACCTGCAGTCGACCCTGGCCCAGGCCGGTATCCAGGCCAGCATCATTACCGGCACCGGCAACCAGATCTATGGCGCGATGCGTGAGCGCAGCTTCGACATCATTGTCGGACGCGGCGGTGGCGGCGCAGAGCGGCATCCGCATTCCAGCCTGCGCACCCTGGTGTACAACCCGGATAACCGCGATGAAGCCAAGCTCACCAACTTTCAGGGCTGGCGTACTTCTTTTTACAGCGCTGAACTCAATCAACTGATCGAGCGCGCGGAAGTCGAGCCCGACGCCGGCAAGCAACTGGCCCAGTACCGGGATATCCAGGCGCAAGTCGATCAGCAGGTGGGGGCTATTTTGCCCGTCTCGCAAATGACCGACACCGTGGTGGTATACACCGACGTAGCCGACTTCCAGGGCCACACCGCTGCGACCACGCGCTACAAAGACGTCTACAAAAAGCGCTGATCGATTAATCAGGAGCTCACTATGTTTGTTATGACTGCCTCTGTCATGGGCGCTCGCGCTTCCAACACCCTGCGGCGCGCCAGCACCGTGCTGGTGACCTTGCTCGGCCTGCTGGCGCTGACTTTCATCATCGGCCGCGTCATGCCGCTGGACCCGGTGCTGGCCGTGGTCGGGCCCGACGCGGACGCGTCCACCTACGACCAGGTGTACCGCTCAATGGGCCTGGACAAACCGATCTGGACCCAGTTCGGGCTTTACCTCAACGACCTGCTCCACGGTGACTTCGGCAATGCGCTGTTGACCGGCCACCCGGTGCTTGACGACATCCTGCGCGTGTTCCCGGCGACCATCGAGTTGGCCACCCTGGCGATCCTGTTCGGCGTACTTATCGGCTTGCCACTGGGCGTGTGCGCGGCCAGTAACCAAGGCCGCCTCGGCGATCACGTCGCACGGGTGATCACGTTGTTCGGCTACTCCACACCGATTTTCTGGCTGGGCATGATGGGCCTGCTGGTGTTCTACGCCTGGCTGGGGTGGGCCGGTGGAGCGGGGCGCATCGACCTGGCTTATGACGGCATGGTGCCCGAGGTCACCGGCCTGCTGCTGATCGACACCAGCCTGGCGCGCGACTGGGACGCCTTCGCGAGCGCCTTGCGTCATATCGTGTTGCCGGCGCTGATCCTGGGCTTGAACTCGGTGGCGTACATCAGCCGCATGACCCGCAGCTTCATGCTGGAGCAACTGTCCCAGGAGTACATCATCACCGCGCGGGTCAAGGGTTTGTCCCGTCGCCAAGTGGTGTGGGGGCATGCGTTTCGCAACATCCTCGTGCAGTTGCTGACGGTGGTGGCGCTGGCCTACGGCTCGTTGCTGGAGGGCGCGGTGTTGATCGAAACGGTGTTTGCCTGGCCGGGGTTCGGCCAGTACCTGACCAGCAGCCTGATGCTGGGTGACATGAATGCGGTGATGGGCTGCGTGCTGGTGATCGGCCTGATTTTCGTCGCACTCAACCTGATCAGCGATGCCTTGTACAAGGTATTCGACCCGCGCACCCGTTAACCCAAAACGCGGCACGGATAAAACCAATAAAAACAAGGAATTTTCCATGACATTTTCGACACTGCACCTTGGCCTGTTCGCGGCCGTTCTCGCCCTCGGGCCGATGACAATGGCCCACGCCAAAACCCCGGCCGATCAACTGATCGTCGGCATGAGCATGGTCAACCTGTTTTCCATCGACCCCGCCAACGCGCCTGGCCTGGATGCGTCCGGCGTCAACGCCAACCTCTACGACACGCTGATCAAGCGTGACCAGGGCAACCCGGAAAAACACCTGCCACAACTGGCCGAGCGCTGGGACATCAGCGAGGACGGCAAGCAGGTGACCTTCCACCTGCGCCAGGACGTTAAGTTCCATTCGGGCAACCCGCTGACCGCCGAGGACGTGGCGTGGTCGCTGTACCGCGTGATGAAACTCAACTTCGGCCTGGCCACCACCTGGAAGGCCTATGGCTACAACCTCGACAACATTCAATCGCTGATTCGCGCCACCGATGCCCATACCCTGGTGGTCGACCTGCCGCAGACCATGGACCCGCTGCTGCTGGTGGATTCCCTGGCGATCTCGCCCAGCGCCGTGGTGGTGGACCGCAAGACCGCCCTGGCCCATGAAAAGAACGGCGATCTGGGCGCCGGTTGGCTGGTGACCAACGAAGCGGGCAGCGGCCCGTTCGTGCTCAGCAAATGGAGCGCCAACGACTCGCTGTTGCTGACCCGTTTCGACGGTTACTGGGGCGGCGCGGCCAAGCTCAAGCGCGTGGTGGTGCGGCACATGACCGAATCGCAGTCGCTGCGCCTGATGCTTGAACGTGGCGATCTCGACCTGGCCTATGGCATGGCCGCGCCGGACATTCGCGCCATCGACGGCTCGGACAAGATCCAGGTGCAGTCATTGCCACGGGGCACCATGTATTACGTGGCGATGAGCATGAAGCAAGCCGAGTTTGCCAAGCCCCAGGTGCGTGAAGCGGTGCGCAACCTGATCGACTACAAGGGCCTGGATGAACAGGTGATGCCGTACTACGGCAAGCTCAATCAGCAACCGATGCAGTTGGGGCTGGAGGCGCGCTTGCCGGACCCGGGTTATCACATGGACGTGACCAAGGCGAAAAAGCTGCTTGCCGAGGCGGGCTATCCCAACGGTTTCACCACCACCATTCGCACCTTGTCGGAGCCGCCGTTCATTGATATCGCGGCGCGCCTGCAAGCGACCCTGGCTGAAGGCGGGATCAAGGCCAGCATCGTCACCGGCACCGGCAACCAGGTGTACGGCGCGATGCGTGCGCGCAATTTCGAAATCATCGTGGCGCGGGGCGCCGAGCGTTATCCGCACCCGTATTTCAGCCTGCGCACCTTCGCCTACAACCCCAACAACAGCGACGATGCCGGCTTGCCGAACTTCCAGGGCTGGCGCGCCTCGTTCTTCAACCCGCAGCTCAACAGCCTGATCGACCAGGCCGGGGTCACCCGCGACTCGGCGCAGCGCATCAGCCTGTACCACCAGGCGCAGCACCTCTACGACCAGCAGGTGGGGCCGATCCTGATGATCTCGCAGATGACCGACACCGTGGTCAGCGCGGCCGACGTCAAGGGTTTCAGCGGTGACGATGCCGAGGCCACCCGTTACCTGGGTGTCTACAAGCAGCGTTGAGTGCTTCCAGAATTCACACAGAGAAGATGCTTATGAATGCCAATCTGTCTTCCATGGAAACGGCGGCGAAGCGCCCGGTGGATCGCTCCCCGGGCTCGAGCTTCGACGCCTTGTGCAAAAGCGGCGTGCGGGTGTTGCGACACCTGTTGCGTAACCCCATGACCCTGGCGGGCCTGCTGGTGGCGCTGCTGTTGGTGGTGGTGGCGGCTTTCGCACCGTGGATCGCGACCCACGATCCGGTGGCGCAGAACCTCGCCAATGCCTTGCAGGCGCCAGGCTCGGCGCATTGGTTCGGCACCGATGAATATGGCCGGGACATCTTCAGCCGCCTGGTCTACGGCTCGCGCATTACCCTGTACATCATTGGCCTGGTCACGGTGATCGTGGGGCCGATCGGCCTGTTTATCGGCACGGTGTCGGGCTATTTCGGCGGGGCGGTCGACACCGTGTTCATGCGCTTGACCGATATCTTTATTTCCTTTCCCAGCCTGGTCCTGGCGCTGGCGTTTATCGCAGCCCTCGGCCCTGGCCTGGAGCATGCGGTGGTGGCGATTGCCTTGACGTCCTGGCCGCCGATTGCGCGGCTGGCGCGGGCCGAGACCCTGTCGCTGCGCAATGCCGATTTTGTGGTCGCGGTGGAGCTGCAAGGGGCGTCGCCGGCGCGGATCATCCTGCGCCATATCGTGCCGATGTGCCTGTCGTCGGTGATCATCCGCCTGACCATGAATATGGCCGGGATCATCCTCACGGCCGCCGCCCTGGGCTTTCTCGGCCTGGGTGCCCAGGCGCCGTTGCCCGAATGGGGCGCAATGATCTCCACCGGCCGGCGCTACATGCTCGAATGCTGGTGGCTGGTGGTGGTTCCCGGCGCGGCAATCATGCTGGTCAGCCTGGCCTTCAACCTGTTGGGCGATGGCCTGCGGGACATCCTTGATCCGCGTAGCGAATAACCGGAGGACCACCTGATGTCCGCGATTAAATTGAATGTCCAAGGGCTTGACGTGCGCTTTGTCAGTGGCCAGAAAGAAACCCACGCCGTGCGCGATGTGTCCTTCACCTTGGGGCGCGAGAAACTGGCGATTGTCGGTGAGTCCGGCTCGGGCAAATCCACCGTCGGGCGCAGCCTGCTCAAGCTGCATCCGCCCAGTGCGAAGATCACCGCCAAGGCCATGACGTTTGGCGAAGTGGACTTGCTGTCGGCCAGTGAAAAGGCCATGCAGAAGATCCGGGGCCAGCGCATCTCGATGATCATGCAAGACCCCAAGTACTCGCTGAACCCGGTGGTCAAGGTGGGCGAGCAGATCGCCGAAGCCTACCTGGCCCACCACAAGGCCAGCCGCAGCGATGCCCGCGAGCGTGTGCTGCGGATGCTCGAACAGGTGCACATTCGCGACCCCCAGCGCGTGTACAACCTGTACCCGCACGAGGTGTCCGGCGGCATGGGGCAGCGCATCATGATCGCGATGATGGTGATTACCCGCCCCGAAGTGATCATCGCCGACGAGCCCACCTCGGCGCTGGATGTCTCGGTGCGCCAGCAAGTGCTCAACGTGCTGGAAGAGTTGGTGGACCAACAGCAGATGGGGCTGATCTTTGTCAGCCACGACCTCAACCTGGTACGTAACTACTGCGACCGCGTGCTGGTGATGTACGCCGGGCGCGTCGTCGAGTCTCTCGCGGCCTGCGACCTGCACTACGCCGAACACCCCTACACCCGGGGCCTGCTAGCCGCGCTGCCAAGCATGGACAACCGCCGCGCGCACCTGCCGGTGCTCAAGCGCGACCCCCTCTGGCTGACCCAATAAGGACCCTGAGCATGCCCATGATCCAAGCACACGCCTTGAACCTTAGCTTCGGCACCGGTGCCGCCATCAACCAGGTGCTGCACGACGTGAACCTGAGTGTGGCCGACGGCGAATCGTTCGGCCTGGTGGGGGAGTCCGGCTCTGGCAAGACCACCGTGCTGCGCTGCCTGGCCGGGCAGTACCGGCACTGGAGCGGCGCGCTGAGCATTGCCGGCGCACCGTTGCAGCACAAAATCCCCAAGGAACATTTTCGCAAGGTGCAGATGGTCTTCCAGGACCCCTACGGCTCCCTGCACCCCCGGCACACCATCGACACCGCCCTGCGTGAGCCGCTGATTATCCATGGGGTAGGGGACAAGGATGACCGCATCAACGAGATCCTGCTCAAGGTCGGCCTGAACGACAGTTTTCGCTTTCGCTACCCGCACCAATTGTCCGGTGGGCAGCGCCAGCGCGTGGCCATTGCCCGCGCGCTGATCCTGGAACCGCGCGTGCTGTTGCTGGATGAGCCGACCTCGGCCCTGGACGTGTCGGTGCAGGCCGAGATCCTCAACCTGCTGGCAGACCTGCGCCAGCGCGAGAAACTCACTTACCTGCTGGTCACCCATGACCTGGGCGTCGTCACGCACCTGTGCGACCGGGTGGCGGTGATGCAACACGGCAAGCTCGTTGAACTGCTCGACTGCCAGGCGCTCAGCCAGGACCAGGCGGTGCACGATTACACGCGCATGCTGGTGCAGGCCAGTCGTGACTTCAGCCAGGCGTCGGAACGCCGCCAGGTCGGCTGAAGCACGCCAGCCACACAACACGGATAACCGGCAACAACAAGGAGAACAACATGCCGTACCAACCCCCTCGAGACACCTTCGCACGCGCTGCCCTGGCCCTCGTCGCCCTCGGTTGCAGCCCGCTGTCCTGGGCGCTGCAGGCGCCGTCCGGGCTGCAAGTGCCGACGCTGGCTTACGATGACCGGCAGATTATTCTGGTGTGGGAAAAACCCACCGATCATGCCGATATCCAGGACTACCGGGTCTACGCCAACGGCACGCTGTTGGGCAGCGCCCATGCCAATAATGATCAGGTGTCGCCGGCCAAGCCCTATATCGACCAGTTCTACCGCCAAGACACCGCGCACTTTCACCACCGCATCGGCATCCACAGCTACACCGCACAGGGCCTCAAGCCCGATACCGCGTACCGCTTCACCGTACGTTCGGTGGATGGCAACGGCGCGGAGTCTGCCGACAGCCCCGCCGTCGTGCAGCGCACCACCCCTGTGGCGGCGCTGTTCGACGTGAAAAAATACGGCGCCAAGGGCGATGGCAGCCACCTCGACACGCTGGCGATCCAGCGCGCGATCGATGCGTGCACGCCGGGCTGCAAGGTCTTGCTACCCAAAGGTATCTACAAAAGTGGCGCGCTCTACCTCAAGAGCCACATGACCCTGGAGATCGCCGAAGGCGCAACCTTGCTCGGCTCTGAGCGCGCCGAGGATTACCCGTTGGCGGGCTACATCCAATATCCCTATTCCACCACCGTGCGCCCGGCGTCGTTGATCAATGCCCTGCCGCGCGATCCGCGCGCGCATCAGGCGTTCGAAAATATCCGCATCGTCGGCAAAGGCACCCTCGACGGCAATGGCTGGAAACGTAACCCGGATGTGATCGATGAGCGAGGCCGGGCCTTGCCGTTTTACCTGCCCAGCGACAACACCCGATATGCCCAGGACGGCATCCTCGCCAAAGCCCAGGTGGAGCAAGCCGTGGCGCGGGGCATGAATGTCAAGGATGCCTACGGGCAAATGCGCTCGTCGCTGATCACCCTGCGCAACGTCAAGAACGTGTTCTACGGCGGTTTCACCGTGGTGAACCCGGCGTTCCACGGCATCATGAACCTGGAGAGCGAAAACGTGGTGCTGGCCAATACCACCCATACGACCTACGACGCCAACAACGGCGATGGCATCGAGTTCGCCAACAGCAAAGGCGCAATGGTGTTTAACAACGTCTTCGATACCGGCGACGACTGCGTCAATTTCGCCGCCGGCACCGGTGCGAATGCGGTGCATCAACCGCCCCAGCAGGACGCCTGGATTTTCAATAACTACTTCCGCAAAGGTCACGGCATGGTGGTGGCCGGCAGTCATACC
This region of Pseudomonas asgharzadehiana genomic DNA includes:
- a CDS encoding oligogalacturonate-specific porin KdgM family protein, coding for MNTTLRTLVTALALSLPLYVSADSASINYRHQFTEEDSAHADRIKLNYRLDSGLGFEAEMKYRTAGDREDVAYDNLVNNGHEFTVSYNYKLSPQSTLTPAFQMDSSKDSTTYKLGLKYNYKINDAFYAATRYRLDTKKLDRDQVDEDLPDHIKDDQTTHRFEGWLGYTPASKWAYEYQFIYFKTDYIRYDNKKNDYEQNLIVKYKLTKEWAPFMEIGDVKVNATSEDRQARWRLGVQYNFM
- a CDS encoding mandelate racemase family protein, with product MRITAVNVQVFSYPTRRAVDSAGHAHPGDVSQAQMALLRIQTEDGQEGYAFGAPELIRPYVLDGFVRKVLVGQNAFDREKIWHDLAHWQRGSASQLTDRALALVEQALWDWAGRTLGVPVHKLIGGFRDKVPAYGSTMCGDELPGGLATPDDYGRFAETLVQRGYKAIKLHTWMPPVSFAPSPRIDVAACAAVREAVGPDIALMLDGYHWYSRTEALYIGRELEKLDFAWFEEPMMEESAESYAWLAGQLDIPVLGPETLSGKHLSRASWVKHDVCDILRAGVAGVGGIAPCLKVAHLAESFGMDCEIHGNGAANLAVVGAIKNCTWYERGLLHPYLDYDDVPAYLKRLVDPMDNDGFVHLSDLPGLGEDIDFNYIETNTLKSF
- a CDS encoding ABC transporter substrate-binding protein, whose product is MTIFPSLWARVFVAALAVTAVPQSFAKTPADQLIVGMSMINLLSLDPAAATGLDVSEINANLYDMLLVQDVAQPDRLVPALAERWQVSDDRKTLTFNLRDGVRFQSGNTLSAEDVAWSLHRVLKLNLALASTWKAYGFTAENVERYMRATDAATFVIELPRPTDPLLVLNTLATSPSAFILDREKVLEHQKNNDMGAAWLVTHAAGSGAFVLNDWRANDVILMSRFDGYWGGPAKLKRIVMRNMTESQSLRLMIERGDLDIAKGMSAPDIEALQKSDKVRTQTLQRGTLYYVALSVKQPMFADARVRKAVRSLIDYQGINQTVMPHYGVINQRPMPLGLAARLPDPGYTLNVEQAKAWLAEAGYPNGFKTTIRVLAEPPFINIASNLQSTLAQAGIQASIITGTGNQIYGAMRERSFDIIVGRGGGGAERHPHSSLRTLVYNPDNRDEAKLTNFQGWRTSFYSAELNQLIERAEVEPDAGKQLAQYRDIQAQVDQQVGAILPVSQMTDTVVVYTDVADFQGHTAATTRYKDVYKKR
- a CDS encoding ABC transporter permease, with protein sequence MGARASNTLRRASTVLVTLLGLLALTFIIGRVMPLDPVLAVVGPDADASTYDQVYRSMGLDKPIWTQFGLYLNDLLHGDFGNALLTGHPVLDDILRVFPATIELATLAILFGVLIGLPLGVCAASNQGRLGDHVARVITLFGYSTPIFWLGMMGLLVFYAWLGWAGGAGRIDLAYDGMVPEVTGLLLIDTSLARDWDAFASALRHIVLPALILGLNSVAYISRMTRSFMLEQLSQEYIITARVKGLSRRQVVWGHAFRNILVQLLTVVALAYGSLLEGAVLIETVFAWPGFGQYLTSSLMLGDMNAVMGCVLVIGLIFVALNLISDALYKVFDPRTR
- a CDS encoding ABC transporter substrate-binding protein, with amino-acid sequence MTFSTLHLGLFAAVLALGPMTMAHAKTPADQLIVGMSMVNLFSIDPANAPGLDASGVNANLYDTLIKRDQGNPEKHLPQLAERWDISEDGKQVTFHLRQDVKFHSGNPLTAEDVAWSLYRVMKLNFGLATTWKAYGYNLDNIQSLIRATDAHTLVVDLPQTMDPLLLVDSLAISPSAVVVDRKTALAHEKNGDLGAGWLVTNEAGSGPFVLSKWSANDSLLLTRFDGYWGGAAKLKRVVVRHMTESQSLRLMLERGDLDLAYGMAAPDIRAIDGSDKIQVQSLPRGTMYYVAMSMKQAEFAKPQVREAVRNLIDYKGLDEQVMPYYGKLNQQPMQLGLEARLPDPGYHMDVTKAKKLLAEAGYPNGFTTTIRTLSEPPFIDIAARLQATLAEGGIKASIVTGTGNQVYGAMRARNFEIIVARGAERYPHPYFSLRTFAYNPNNSDDAGLPNFQGWRASFFNPQLNSLIDQAGVTRDSAQRISLYHQAQHLYDQQVGPILMISQMTDTVVSAADVKGFSGDDAEATRYLGVYKQR
- a CDS encoding ABC transporter permease, coding for MNANLSSMETAAKRPVDRSPGSSFDALCKSGVRVLRHLLRNPMTLAGLLVALLLVVVAAFAPWIATHDPVAQNLANALQAPGSAHWFGTDEYGRDIFSRLVYGSRITLYIIGLVTVIVGPIGLFIGTVSGYFGGAVDTVFMRLTDIFISFPSLVLALAFIAALGPGLEHAVVAIALTSWPPIARLARAETLSLRNADFVVAVELQGASPARIILRHIVPMCLSSVIIRLTMNMAGIILTAAALGFLGLGAQAPLPEWGAMISTGRRYMLECWWLVVVPGAAIMLVSLAFNLLGDGLRDILDPRSE
- a CDS encoding ABC transporter ATP-binding protein translates to MSAIKLNVQGLDVRFVSGQKETHAVRDVSFTLGREKLAIVGESGSGKSTVGRSLLKLHPPSAKITAKAMTFGEVDLLSASEKAMQKIRGQRISMIMQDPKYSLNPVVKVGEQIAEAYLAHHKASRSDARERVLRMLEQVHIRDPQRVYNLYPHEVSGGMGQRIMIAMMVITRPEVIIADEPTSALDVSVRQQVLNVLEELVDQQQMGLIFVSHDLNLVRNYCDRVLVMYAGRVVESLAACDLHYAEHPYTRGLLAALPSMDNRRAHLPVLKRDPLWLTQ
- a CDS encoding ABC transporter ATP-binding protein; protein product: MPMIQAHALNLSFGTGAAINQVLHDVNLSVADGESFGLVGESGSGKTTVLRCLAGQYRHWSGALSIAGAPLQHKIPKEHFRKVQMVFQDPYGSLHPRHTIDTALREPLIIHGVGDKDDRINEILLKVGLNDSFRFRYPHQLSGGQRQRVAIARALILEPRVLLLDEPTSALDVSVQAEILNLLADLRQREKLTYLLVTHDLGVVTHLCDRVAVMQHGKLVELLDCQALSQDQAVHDYTRMLVQASRDFSQASERRQVG
- a CDS encoding glycosyl hydrolase family 28 protein, with amino-acid sequence MPYQPPRDTFARAALALVALGCSPLSWALQAPSGLQVPTLAYDDRQIILVWEKPTDHADIQDYRVYANGTLLGSAHANNDQVSPAKPYIDQFYRQDTAHFHHRIGIHSYTAQGLKPDTAYRFTVRSVDGNGAESADSPAVVQRTTPVAALFDVKKYGAKGDGSHLDTLAIQRAIDACTPGCKVLLPKGIYKSGALYLKSHMTLEIAEGATLLGSERAEDYPLAGYIQYPYSTTVRPASLINALPRDPRAHQAFENIRIVGKGTLDGNGWKRNPDVIDERGRALPFYLPSDNTRYAQDGILAKAQVEQAVARGMNVKDAYGQMRSSLITLRNVKNVFYGGFTVVNPAFHGIMNLESENVVLANTTHTTYDANNGDGIEFANSKGAMVFNNVFDTGDDCVNFAAGTGANAVHQPPQQDAWIFNNYFRKGHGMVVAGSHTGAWIQDILAEDNVSDGTDAGLRMKSTNFMGGGARNVIFRDSALRNTVKQAFIFTLDYNDPNAKLDYQRSTVAGQFKDIHVSDVSVEDAQGRAIEVKGDSQHNAYHEGLVFQRVRFRGAAGARIDGLKNSRFENVVFSHYGVANPWQVTGSSGLSFEAVQPAPQ